TCGCGAGCTCGGCGTCCGAGAGGCGGAGATCGTCCTTCCAAGGGAGCCGCGGCTTGCACTCGTCGGTGTCGAGGGCGCCCCACGGCGGCATCTCGCGCGACTTGGTCTTCTCGACGACGAGCTCGGCGAGATCCTTCGTGTCGGCGTAGGTGACGAGCGAGAACGGCGCGATGCCGCCCTGCGAGTGGCACTCCTGGCACTTCTGCTGAAGGATCGGGGCCACGTCTTTGTGGAAGGTGACCTGCGGGGCCACGGCCACGCCTCCGTCGGCCCCGACCGGCTCACCGCCGCCTCCGGACGTGCCGCACGCGCCTACCGCCGCGACCGCGAGAACGAGCCCGAAGACGACCTGAGCCCCACGAAGAGAATGCCGCATGCTCTCATCGTAGCAACCCTCGCGCCACGCTCACGCGCTATGATTCTTCAACCACTTCGGGCACTTACCGCATACCCCAGCCTGGACGTCCCCGCGTCCGGTGGACGGAGCACGGTCCGTCAGCGCCCGCCCGTGCCCGTCTGTTGGTTGAATTGCTGGCAGCGATCCATGCATGCCGGATCGTCGACGCACTGGGTTGAGCAGTCGTTCATGCGATCGCGCCGCTGGCACTTGGGATCCCGCTCGCACTTCTGAGGATCCTTTGCGGCGGCCCGCTCGACGTGACCGCACCCGAACGAGAGGGCCAGCACGAGAGAGGAGCCGGCGAGCACGACGGTTCGGCGCATCACGGGGCCTTCCCTGGGGGTGGGCTCGTCTTGTCGAGCGAGGGGCGCTCGCGGAAGCACTTGTCGAGGCCCGGCTCGAGGCCCTTCATGTCCGGGGGGAGGCGCGGCTTGCCCATGACCGGCGCGCCGAGGCGCGACCACGCCATGCCCTGCTCGCCGACCGAGAGCCACACGAAGAGCGCGCGGCCCTTGATGTTCTCGAACGGGACGCCACCGCCCTGGCCGCCGAACCACATGCGCGAGTCGTGGCTGTTGTTGCGGTTGTCGCCCATGACGTAGACCTCGCCGGGCTTCACGATGTACGGGCCTTGGTAGTCGTTGAGGCCGCCGGCGTAGCGGTCGTAAAGGGTGAGGTAGGCCTCGTCGCCCAAGAACTCCACGAAGAGATCGCCCTCGTGTTTGCTCGGGATGGGCTCGCCCTCGGTGTACGTGTAGAGGCCCACGAAGCAGCTCGGCACCTCCCACCCGTTGAGGATGGGGTGCCCGCCACGCGCCTCGAGCTTGTCGCCCGGGAGCGCGATGACGCGCTTGATGAAGTCTTGCTCGGGGTGCTCGGGGAACGCGAACACCATGACGTCCCCGCGGTCCGGCGGCATGCTCGCGAAGAGGCGCGTCCGCGTGTACGGGATGGCGGGCCCGTACGTGAACTTGTTCACGAAGATGTGATCCCCGACCTGCAGCGTGGGGATCATCGAGCCGCTCGGGATCTTGAAGGCCTCGACCACGAACGCGCGCAGGCACAGGGCGACCGCGATCGCGACGAAGATGCTCTCGAGGTACTCGCGCACCTCGCTCTTGCGGAACCGGCCGAGGCGCACCTCGACCTCGCCGTCGGCGCGGAGCAGCGCATCGACGAACACACGCTCTTGGAAGGGCGCGTCGTGCATGGCCCCGTCGAGCTCGTCGAGGCTCTCGCGCAGGCGCGCGCGCTCCTTCGAGGACAGCTCTTTGGTGAGGGCCGTGCGGTTCTCCTCGAGGATGGCCTCGGCCTCGTCGAGCAGGGTGCGGGCGCGCTCGAACGCGCTCCTCAGGTTCTCCGAGACGCCGGCCGGGAGGGGCGTGTACGCGTGCCGCGCGAGCGGGAGACGATGCCGCGCCATCCAGAACGCGAGCTCGAAGAGCGTGAGCGACGCGATGCCCACGGGAACGGGCTGCTCCCGCACGAAGGCGCGGAGGGCCGAGAGGCCTCCCTCGAGGACCTCGCCGCTCGAGGGCGTCGCCGCCCACACGAGCACACATGCGAGGACGAACGGCGCCAGGACGAACCAGGCCGCCCAGTACACGGTGCGGAGCCCACGACGCATGGGCGGGAGGCGCTCGCGCGCGGCCTCGTCACGGGCTTTTTTCCGGCGCTTCGCCTTGGCGGCCGCGGGCTCTCCGTCGACGTGCGCCGCCTCGGGGGCGCCCTCTCCGCCGGCCTCGGCAGGGCTCGCGGCGACCTCGGCGGGCTCGGCATCGGTCGCATCGGTCGCGTCGGTCGCGTCGGTGGCCGCGCTCGCGTCGGTGGCCGCGCTCGCCTCGCCGTTCGGAGGTGGTTCGGACACCACGGCCGAGGGCCCCTCGCTCGAGGGCTCGCCGGGCACGGAATCGTCGACAGGTTCGTTGGTGGATTTCACGGGGCTTCGCCGACCGAGATCGCGTAGCTCACCACCGCGGCGCGGTCGTCGAGCACGTTTTGAGGCGGGTTCACTACGCCAGCGGTCGGCGTGTTGTCGACAATCACGTAGTACTGGCCTTTCGGGAGCACGAAGCCCCGCTGGTACTCTTGGCCCTGGCGGATCACGTCGGCGATGCCCGGGTTCTGCGCGAGGGGGCCCGCCGAGGGGTAGTCGAGGTAGAGCCGGAGCGACGCTTCGCCCTCGAACCTCGGGACGACGAACATGTCGAGCTGGGGGGCGCCCTCGACCTGGGCCCGCACGAAGAGGGCCTGGCCGTCCCCCGTGATCTCGAACGGGCCGAGGAAGTCACGCTGGTTCTGGTGCACCTCGGTGCGCGTGTTCTCGAGCACCAGGCGATCTTGGCCGTGCATGTTGAACGCGCGGAAGGGCGTCTTCCCGAGCTCGACGATCCCGAGGGACACCTCGTCGTTGCCCTCTTCGTCGTGGATGACCGTGAAGCCCTCGGCGAGCTTCTGGGACACGAGCTGGCGACCGAACGTCTCCCCGACGGGCGCGAGCGTGTTCAAGAAGCTCGCGGTCTGGCTCTCGATCTTGCCGAGCGTGAAGTTCGACGAGCGCACCTGGCGCGGCCGAAAATACGCGTAGATGTCGCACTTTTGCTCGGCGACGAGGAAGTCTTGGTTGTACTGGACCGCGCCCTGCATCTTGAAGGTGATCTTCTTCGAGACGTTGGTGTACGCGTACCCCTCGCCCTGGAAGTCGACGAAGAGGTCGCCGTTGTCCATCTCGCGCTCGGCGCACGAGCGCGGGTAGAAGCGGCCGATGACGGGGGTGTCGTCGGAGAGCTTGAGCGGCGCGCTGCGCGAGGTCATCTGCTTGCAGAATTCGCCCATGCCGGCCTTCAGCATGGACCTCCGCATGGTCCGCGAGGACGGGTCGTTGAGTGTGCCTTTGAAGCTGCACACACCGCATGAGCTGCAGCCCGCGGAGGGGATGGCGAGGAGGGCGAGGAGGACGAGGGTTCGGCGCACGGCGGGCTTCTCGGGGCGCTCGGATCGCGTGGCCGCTGTGGCCTCCGGAGCGCAAAGTTGGCCAAAGTAGGGGGTGGCGTGGGAGACGGCAGCATAGCGCTACTTCGCCCGCGGCGATCGTTGTACTGTTCTTGCCCATGGTCCACACGGGGAATGCGGGAAAGGTCGCGGTCTTGGGGGGTGGGGCGTGGGGTACGGCGCTCGCCCGTGTCCTCGCCGACAAGGGGGACGAGGTCGCCCTCTATTGCCGCGCGCCCGAGCTCGCGATGCAGATCAACGCGACGCGCTCGAACCCGAAGTACCTGCCGACGGCGCACCTGCCCGAGACGCTCACCGCCTCGCACGACCTCCGCGCCTGCCTCGACGGCGCCACCATGGTCGTCTTCGTCGCCCCGAGCCACGCCACGCGCGAGCTCGCGCGCCTCGCCGCCCCGAGCCTCCCGACCGACGTGCCCATCGTGAGCGCCACGAAGGGCATCGAGAACGAGTCGCTCATGTTCGTCGACGAGATCCTCGAGGCCGAGCTCTCCCCCGCGCACGCGAAGAACCTCGCCTTCCTCAGCGGCCCCTCGTTCGCGAAGGAGCTCGCGGCGGAGCTGCCCACGGGCGTCGTCATCGCCTCCAAGAACGACCGCGTCCGCGAGACCGTGATGCGAAGGTTCCACACCTCCTACATGCGCACCTACGGCAGCCGGGACATCGTCGGCGTCGAGTGTGGCGGCGCCCTCAAGAACGTGGTCGCCATCGCCTCGGGCACGGCCGAGGGCCTCGGCTTCGGCCACAACACGCGCGCGATGCTCATCACGCGTGGCCTCTCGGAGGTCGTGCGCCTCGCCATGGCGCGCGGCGGTGAGCCCCTCACCCTCGCGGGCCTCGCCGGCATGGGCGACCTCGTCTTGACGTGCACGGGAGAGCTCTCGCGCAACAAAACCGTCGGCGTCGAGCTCGGCCGTGGCCGCAAGCTGCCGGAGATCTTGGCGAGCCTCGGGCACGTGGCCGAGGGCGTGAAGACCACCAAGAGCGCCTTCGATCTCGCCAAGAAGCTGGGCATCGAGATGCCCATCGTGCGAGAGACCTACGCCGTCCTCTACGAGGACAAACCCGCGGCCCAGGCCGTCCGCGATTTGATGTCCCGCGAGCTCGGCGACGAGTTCGACACATGACCTTTCCGCGCCCGAGACGAGGAACCTTCATGAAGCACGCTTTCTTTAGCCGGTTCGCGCCCGCCCTGCTCACCGCCCTCGCGGCCACCGCCGTGCTCGGCGAGACGTCGGCGCGCGCGCAGCAGCCCTACCCGCAGCCTTATCCGCAACAACAGCCCTACCCGCAGCAGCCCTACCCCCAGCAGCAGCCCTACCCCCAGCAGCCCTACCCGCAGCAACCGTACCCGCAACAGCAGCCGTATCCGCAGCAGCCCTACCCGCAGCAGCAGCCGTATCCCCAACCGTATCCGCAGCAGCCCTACCCGCAGCAGCCGTACCCGCAGCAGCCTCCGCCGCCGCCCCCGCGGAACGCTCAGCGAAGCGACGGGGAGTTCGGCTTCCTCATCGGGACGAGCGCCGCGTACGGCGTGGGCACCGGCGTCGCCATCGACCTGCTCGCGAAGACCACCGATCCGGGCATCGCCGTCATCGCGCCGATCACGCTCGGCCTCGCGGTGCCGGGCGCCATGTTCGCGGTCGACTACTACGCGCCGTTCCACCGGGGCGTGCCGGCCAGCATCTCGGCGGGGCTCCTCCTCGGCGCCGTCGAGGGCGTCGCGATCAGCGGCACGCAGTGGCAGCTCACGGCCGGCGATCGCGGCGAACGTTGGAGCGTCGGGGCCTACGGCGCGCTCACGTTCCTCGGGGCCACCGGCGGCGGTATCGGCGGCTACTTCTTCGGCGAGTTCGCCCGCCCCGACCCGCGCACGCTCCTCTTCGTGTCGAGCGGCGGCGCGTGGGGTGCCCTCACCGGCGCGGCCTTGGGCCTCGGCGCAGGCACGGGAGACTTCCCGAAGGCCGCCGATCCGGCCGCGGTGCTCGGGCTCCTCCTCTACAACGGAGGCATCGCCGGTACGGGCGCCCTCTCCTTCTTCTGGACGCCCTCGTACACGAGCATGAAGGCCATGTGGGCCGGCTACGCCCTCGGCGCGCTCGCGGGCTGCCTCGTGTACCCGTTCTACATCGGGAGCGACTCCGACCCGCGCCACGGCCTCATCGCCAACGCCCTCGGCGGCCTCGCCGGCATCGGTGTGGGTGCGGCGCTCACCTTCCGCTCGCGCGATCCGGACCAGGTGAGCACCTGGAAGCCCCCGTTCCAAGTCGGCCTCGCGCCGAGCCCGAACGGCGGCGCCACGCTCTCGGCCTACGGGCAGTGGTGATCGAACGGGTGCGCTTCGGCGCACCCACGTCAGCGGTCATGATGGCCTAAAGCGGCGGTGCGTCTCAGCGCACCATGAGCACGACCGAATAGCCGACCGCGGGAGTTCGACCGGGGTTCGCGTACGCGTGGCGCTGGTCGCCTCGGAACGCGACCACGTCCCCCTCGCGGAGGCGGTACGTCTCGCCGGTCACCACGAGCTCCATCTCGCCCTTCTCGCACATCAGGTACTCGCGGGTGCCCTCGAGGTGCGGCACCCCGGCCATGCGCGCGCCCGGGGGCAGCCCGAACCGGTCGATTTCGACGCCCGGGAGCGGCTCCGGGAGGAGCTTCCTGACCTCGGCGTCCCCCCGGCGCTTGAGGACGAGCTCCTCGCGCGGGAAGTAGGCGGCCGCCCCACGGGGCTGCGCGACGAGCTCTTCGATCGAGACGTGGAACGCCCGCGCGACCGCGTCGAGCACGGCCAACGTCGGGTTCGCCGCGCCCGACTCGAGGTGCGCCCAGGTCGCGCGGGGTACGCCCGCGCGCTTCGCGAGCTCGGCCTGGGTGAGCCCCGCTTTTTCACGCAGCGCACGGACGTTCTCGGCCAGACGCTCGGGGAGCGGGAGATCGCGCTTCACGCCGAGGATTTCCAACGAACGAGCACGCGTGTCAATCGCTTGGAGCGCTTTGGAGCGCCGGAGCGCTTGGAGCCCGGGGCGATCGATTCGATCCTCGCGCGGCAGGCACGCCGCCCACGCCCCCCATGATCCCGGCCATCATCCCGAGATTTCCCGCCCTTTCGGCCGTGTCATGGAACCGTCAGGGTGGCACCGGCGTTGCACTCCTCGACAGCCGAGAGCCTCGACGATGCACTCCCCCATGCCTTCCACGAACGTCCGTAGCCTCCCTCCGCACCGCGCGCCGCACCCGAAGACCCTCGTTTCGCCCGGGTTTCCGCACGCGGTCCGCCACCCCGAGCCCTCCGTCGAGCTCGTCGAGAGCGGGTCGGTCGCGCGCGGGCTCTCGCGTGCAGGCACCATGATCTCCCGGATCCGACGCGCCGTGCGGGGCGCCTACGCGGAGGCCCCTCCGTCGTTCCACGAGGCCGTCGTGTGCTTCACCACGATCGCCATCACGACGTTCTTCTTGACCCTCGTGCTGGCGCACTGAGCGGCACGTTGGGTACGGAAAGGTCGGCCAAGGGGTAGCCGCGCGGGCCCGGTTTCCCTACCCTCCGCGCCGATGGCGAAGGACAAGGCCGTCTCTCCCGAGCTTCTCACGGCGAAGCTCCCCCGGAACTTCTCGCTCGGCACCGCCGAGTCGATCCGCGCGCTCACGATCGGGGTGCCGTCGTACGCCGCGCGCAAGCGCCGCATCGAGGACCTGCTCGAGGACCTCACCGAGCACCTCCGCGAGGCCCTCTCGAAGCTCGGTCCCGCCTCGCTCGCCTCGCCCGCCTCGCGGCACGACGCCGCCCTCGCGCTCGCGGCGACGCTCGATCTCTCGAAGGTGAACGCCCTCGTCGAGGCCCACAACCGGTACTACCCCATCGAGGCGAACCTGCCCGTCGACCCGAGGACGGGCGCGTACCTCGTCAAACGCGGCACGCCCTTCG
The DNA window shown above is from Myxococcales bacterium and carries:
- the lepB gene encoding signal peptidase I, with protein sequence MPGEPSSEGPSAVVSEPPPNGEASAATDASAATDATDATDATDAEPAEVAASPAEAGGEGAPEAAHVDGEPAAAKAKRRKKARDEAARERLPPMRRGLRTVYWAAWFVLAPFVLACVLVWAATPSSGEVLEGGLSALRAFVREQPVPVGIASLTLFELAFWMARHRLPLARHAYTPLPAGVSENLRSAFERARTLLDEAEAILEENRTALTKELSSKERARLRESLDELDGAMHDAPFQERVFVDALLRADGEVEVRLGRFRKSEVREYLESIFVAIAVALCLRAFVVEAFKIPSGSMIPTLQVGDHIFVNKFTYGPAIPYTRTRLFASMPPDRGDVMVFAFPEHPEQDFIKRVIALPGDKLEARGGHPILNGWEVPSCFVGLYTYTEGEPIPSKHEGDLFVEFLGDEAYLTLYDRYAGGLNDYQGPYIVKPGEVYVMGDNRNNSHDSRMWFGGQGGGVPFENIKGRALFVWLSVGEQGMAWSRLGAPVMGKPRLPPDMKGLEPGLDKCFRERPSLDKTSPPPGKAP
- a CDS encoding NAD(P)-dependent glycerol-3-phosphate dehydrogenase, which encodes MVHTGNAGKVAVLGGGAWGTALARVLADKGDEVALYCRAPELAMQINATRSNPKYLPTAHLPETLTASHDLRACLDGATMVVFVAPSHATRELARLAAPSLPTDVPIVSATKGIENESLMFVDEILEAELSPAHAKNLAFLSGPSFAKELAAELPTGVVIASKNDRVRETVMRRFHTSYMRTYGSRDIVGVECGGALKNVVAIASGTAEGLGFGHNTRAMLITRGLSEVVRLAMARGGEPLTLAGLAGMGDLVLTCTGELSRNKTVGVELGRGRKLPEILASLGHVAEGVKTTKSAFDLAKKLGIEMPIVRETYAVLYEDKPAAQAVRDLMSRELGDEFDT
- a CDS encoding helix-turn-helix transcriptional regulator, which encodes MKRDLPLPERLAENVRALREKAGLTQAELAKRAGVPRATWAHLESGAANPTLAVLDAVARAFHVSIEELVAQPRGAAAYFPREELVLKRRGDAEVRKLLPEPLPGVEIDRFGLPPGARMAGVPHLEGTREYLMCEKGEMELVVTGETYRLREGDVVAFRGDQRHAYANPGRTPAVGYSVVLMVR